From the Priestia koreensis genome, one window contains:
- a CDS encoding alpha/beta hydrolase: protein MLQTFSMYIKPFEQERDVTVYLPRRYHDEDKSYPVLYMHDGQNVFEDSDAVGGRSLGLREFLELSGTEAIVVAIHANLSSEQRGTEYSPWDNSGETDGGKGEAYIDFIVDKLKPFIDQVYRTIPDQTSMAGISLGGLLSLYAACRYPHVFQKVACVSAYLDQLESLEQLILSSDLSALEKVYLDCGTLEGENAAQHQFFLESNQAIYARLQNKVENVTFDIIEGGKHEYTYFKERVPAVLSFFLDKDCRIRLRADDFTTVWESPMSL from the coding sequence ATGTTACAAACATTCAGCATGTATATAAAACCATTTGAGCAAGAGAGAGATGTTACCGTCTATTTACCTCGTCGCTATCATGACGAAGATAAATCATATCCTGTTCTTTATATGCACGATGGACAAAATGTGTTTGAGGATTCGGATGCGGTAGGAGGTCGATCACTTGGACTTCGCGAATTTTTGGAGCTTTCTGGCACAGAAGCAATTGTCGTGGCTATTCATGCAAATTTGTCCTCAGAGCAGAGAGGAACTGAATATAGCCCGTGGGATAATTCAGGCGAAACTGATGGGGGAAAAGGAGAAGCTTATATTGATTTTATCGTCGATAAGCTAAAGCCGTTTATCGATCAAGTATATCGTACGATTCCAGACCAAACCTCTATGGCGGGTATTTCTCTAGGTGGTCTGCTTTCTTTATATGCTGCTTGCCGATATCCGCACGTGTTTCAGAAGGTAGCATGCGTGTCAGCATATTTGGATCAGTTGGAGTCACTTGAACAGCTGATTCTATCATCGGACTTGTCTGCTCTTGAAAAGGTGTACTTAGACTGCGGAACGCTTGAAGGAGAGAACGCAGCGCAGCATCAATTCTTCTTAGAGAGTAACCAAGCTATTTATGCGCGTTTGCAAAATAAAGTCGAAAACGTGACGTTTGACATCATTGAAGGTGGAAAACATGAATATACGTATTTTAAAGAGCGAGTACCAGCGGTTTTATCGTTCTTTTTAGACAAAGATTGCCGTATTCGCCTACGCGCAGATGATTTTACTACCGTGTGGGAAAGCCCAATGTCACTGTGA
- a CDS encoding MerR family transcriptional regulator: MTYTIKEMTKKTGLTAPTLRFYEKEEVLPFVQRDVNGNRVYTDETISWIHFILALRSTGMPISELKRYVKLYKQGNVTIQERRKMMLDHKQKVEADMRQTYKHLEQINYKLALYDAIENNLHNKKIQI, from the coding sequence TTGACGTATACGATTAAAGAAATGACGAAAAAAACGGGCTTAACCGCTCCTACGCTTCGTTTTTACGAAAAAGAAGAAGTTCTTCCTTTTGTGCAGCGTGATGTGAATGGCAACCGTGTATATACGGATGAAACCATTAGCTGGATTCATTTTATTTTGGCACTCCGCTCAACAGGCATGCCGATTTCCGAGCTTAAGCGTTATGTAAAATTGTATAAGCAAGGAAACGTGACGATTCAAGAGCGCAGAAAAATGATGCTTGATCACAAACAAAAAGTAGAAGCAGATATGCGCCAAACCTATAAGCACCTTGAACAAATTAACTACAAGCTCGCATTATATGACGCAATTGAAAACAATTTACATAACAAAAAGATCCAAATTTAA
- a CDS encoding MarR family winged helix-turn-helix transcriptional regulator translates to MSMSEQQIDLKLLRVWSRASKTVFDNIQKDIQDRGIRFEQFMILELLYNKGSHPIQKISDVFSIPSGSITYVVDKLEKTGYVERQPSPDDRRSSIVVLTEKGKELFDDLFPKHVEYISENFSFATSEEKLQLIEILKKIGIGAMDV, encoded by the coding sequence ATGAGTATGTCTGAGCAGCAAATTGATTTAAAACTATTACGGGTTTGGAGCCGTGCTTCTAAGACCGTCTTTGATAATATTCAAAAAGATATTCAAGACCGAGGCATTCGGTTTGAGCAATTTATGATTTTAGAGCTTTTATATAACAAAGGAAGTCATCCGATTCAAAAGATTAGTGACGTATTTTCGATTCCAAGTGGCAGCATTACGTATGTCGTAGACAAGCTAGAAAAGACTGGATACGTAGAAAGACAGCCAAGTCCTGATGATCGAAGAAGCTCCATTGTCGTACTGACGGAAAAGGGAAAAGAGCTATTTGATGATCTTTTCCCAAAACACGTCGAGTATATTAGCGAAAACTTTTCCTTTGCGACATCTGAAGAGAAGCTTCAGCTCATCGAGATTTTAAAGAAAATTGGGATAGGTGCAATGGACGTATGA
- a CDS encoding NUDIX hydrolase: protein MNYIETMRRFIGHETLMTVGCGVIIEHNGQILLQHRTDDDTWCIPGGLMEIGETFAEAASREVFEETDLIVNHLELFGLYSGEQNVFEYPNRDRVFSVQVIFKTASYSGELRQEGMETKEHRFFSRDNLPFNLTTRQKPFIIDWKEGKATPVLR from the coding sequence GTGAATTATATTGAAACAATGCGCCGATTTATTGGACATGAAACGCTTATGACCGTTGGATGTGGCGTTATTATTGAACATAATGGACAAATTTTATTACAGCACCGAACGGATGACGACACGTGGTGCATACCTGGGGGGTTAATGGAGATTGGCGAAACGTTTGCAGAGGCTGCGAGTCGTGAGGTCTTTGAGGAAACGGATCTGATCGTCAATCATTTAGAGCTATTCGGCCTATATTCAGGCGAGCAAAACGTTTTTGAATATCCAAATCGGGATCGCGTCTTTAGTGTTCAAGTCATTTTTAAAACCGCTTCGTATTCAGGGGAGCTTCGACAAGAAGGGATGGAAACGAAGGAGCATCGATTTTTTTCAAGAGATAACCTGCCGTTCAATCTAACAACTAGACAAAAACCATTTATTATCGATTGGAAGGAAGGAAAGGCTACACCCGTTCTTCGTTAA
- a CDS encoding GNAT family N-acetyltransferase, whose protein sequence is MNLSLNPLRVSDADNLFAFELSNRAYFEKMIPGRGDHYYYFKNFWESLQELLEEQRQGKSYFYLIKNEQEHILGRINLTDLHDGSAHLGYRIGEAHTGKGVASRSVGMLLQEALRNSEVQEIKAKTTHTNIGSQKVLEKNSFRYVGEDDTLHLHGDDVRFVYYEWTTR, encoded by the coding sequence ATGAACCTTTCGTTAAATCCGTTACGCGTGTCAGATGCTGATAACTTATTTGCTTTTGAGCTGAGCAACCGGGCCTATTTCGAAAAAATGATTCCAGGTCGAGGCGATCATTATTACTACTTTAAAAACTTTTGGGAAAGCCTACAGGAATTACTAGAGGAACAGAGACAGGGGAAGTCGTACTTTTACCTTATTAAAAACGAGCAGGAGCACATCTTAGGGCGCATTAACTTGACCGATCTACACGATGGCTCTGCTCATCTTGGCTACCGAATCGGTGAAGCTCATACAGGGAAAGGTGTAGCTAGCCGTTCAGTGGGAATGCTTTTACAAGAAGCGCTGCGAAACAGTGAAGTTCAAGAGATTAAAGCGAAAACGACGCATACGAACATTGGTTCACAAAAGGTACTAGAGAAAAATAGCTTTCGCTACGTGGGAGAAGATGATACGCTTCATCTTCATGGTGACGATGTACGATTTGTTTATTATGAGTGGACGACTAGATGA
- a CDS encoding LysE family translocator, producing MLLLKSFILGFSVSAPVGPIGLLCIQRTLSRGKTAGFLTGLGASTANVLYASVAAFGFSVISAFLLEQEFYLKLLGAIFLFYLGIKTFLKKPADHAANLQGERLLTMYLSTFLLMITNPTTILNFVAMFAGLGFEKGSGSAITAVSLILGVFLGATFWWLLLSFGVSIFRAKITPHLGLVNKLAGILILLLGVLAFVR from the coding sequence ATGTTATTACTTAAAAGTTTCATTTTAGGTTTTTCGGTTTCCGCTCCTGTGGGACCGATCGGATTATTATGTATTCAACGAACGCTTTCCCGAGGAAAAACGGCTGGTTTTTTAACAGGTCTTGGGGCATCTACAGCAAACGTGTTATATGCCAGCGTAGCAGCCTTCGGTTTTTCGGTTATTTCTGCTTTCCTTCTGGAACAAGAATTTTACTTAAAACTGCTCGGAGCTATTTTTCTATTTTACCTTGGAATTAAAACATTTTTGAAAAAACCGGCGGATCATGCAGCGAATCTGCAAGGCGAACGTTTACTTACGATGTATTTATCGACGTTTCTATTAATGATTACCAATCCGACTACGATCTTAAACTTCGTCGCGATGTTTGCTGGTTTGGGGTTTGAAAAAGGAAGCGGTTCAGCGATAACAGCCGTCTCTCTTATCCTTGGTGTGTTTTTAGGTGCTACGTTCTGGTGGCTGTTACTTAGCTTTGGGGTTAGCATATTTCGTGCTAAAATTACCCCTCACCTCGGTCTTGTCAATAAACTTGCCGGCATTTTAATTCTGTTATTAGGTGTCCTTGCCTTTGTACGCTAA
- a CDS encoding GNAT family N-acetyltransferase, translating into MQIRRAEKTDAKGIANVHVDSWRTTYKGIIPDGFLDRLSYDQRTSLWENNLSKDDDYTFVAANESGEVIGFGSCGKRDRNHVENAGDLTSIYLLESHQGQGIGKKLLKELLQQCQRVGFHQVFVEVLEDNHTRYFYEHYGAQLIKTETITIGGKELSLLIYEWPNVNDVAW; encoded by the coding sequence ATGCAAATTAGAAGAGCAGAGAAAACCGATGCAAAAGGCATTGCCAACGTACACGTTGACAGCTGGCGCACGACGTACAAAGGAATTATTCCAGATGGATTCCTCGACCGCTTGTCATATGATCAGCGTACATCGCTATGGGAAAACAATTTGAGTAAAGACGACGATTATACGTTTGTGGCCGCAAATGAGAGTGGTGAAGTAATTGGATTTGGCTCATGTGGTAAGCGCGATCGTAACCACGTGGAGAACGCCGGCGATTTGACGTCGATTTATTTATTAGAGTCCCATCAAGGGCAAGGAATCGGAAAGAAACTACTAAAAGAACTTCTTCAGCAATGTCAGAGAGTAGGTTTTCACCAAGTATTTGTAGAGGTGCTTGAAGATAATCATACGCGCTACTTCTATGAGCATTACGGCGCACAGCTTATTAAAACAGAAACGATCACGATAGGTGGCAAGGAGCTGAGCCTTCTTATATACGAGTGGCCAAATGTTAACGATGTTGCATGGTAA